Proteins co-encoded in one Vibrio fortis genomic window:
- the pgm gene encoding phosphoglucomutase (alpha-D-glucose-1,6-bisphosphate-dependent): MAMHPRAGQKAQQEDLHNIPALVANYFLQQPDASNPDHKVQFGTSGHRGTADKSTFNENHILAIAQAVAEVRAEQGTTGPLFVGKDTHALSEPAFSSVVEVLVANGVQVITQQDNGYTPTPGVSHAILTYNLKHEDKADGIVITPSHNPPQDGGIKYNPVHGGPAEAELTQAIEDRANVLIAEGLQGVKRMSLVDAKASELFVEMDLVKPYIDDLVNVIDMEAIQKANLKIGVDPLGGSGIDYWRQIGKAYNLDLTLVSEAIDPSFQFMSLDKDGVVRMDCSSPYAMAGLLALKDEYDLAFGNDPDYDRHGIVTPKGLMNPNHFLAVCIDYLYRHREGWAADVAVGKTLVSSALIDRVVADLGRELCEVPVGFKWFVDGLYNGTFGFGGEESAGASFLRKDGTPWSTDKDGIILCLLAAEITAVTGKNPQDYYEELAAKHGESKYNRIQAVANGPQKDVLKKLSPEMVAAETLAGDAITARLTHAPGNGAAIGGLKVTTENGWFAARPSGTEDIYKIYCESFKGEEHLKQIEAEAQEIVNQVFAAAGL, translated from the coding sequence ATGGCTATGCACCCTCGTGCCGGGCAGAAAGCTCAGCAGGAAGATCTTCATAATATCCCGGCTTTAGTTGCGAACTATTTCTTACAGCAACCGGATGCTTCTAACCCTGACCACAAAGTCCAGTTTGGTACTTCAGGTCACCGTGGTACAGCAGACAAATCAACATTTAACGAAAACCATATTCTTGCTATTGCTCAAGCTGTAGCAGAAGTGCGTGCAGAGCAGGGCACAACAGGTCCTCTGTTTGTAGGTAAAGATACACACGCGCTTTCTGAGCCAGCATTCTCTAGTGTTGTTGAAGTGCTTGTTGCCAATGGCGTTCAAGTCATCACTCAGCAAGACAACGGTTACACACCGACACCTGGCGTTTCTCACGCGATTCTAACGTACAACCTTAAGCATGAAGATAAGGCTGACGGTATCGTGATTACGCCATCTCACAACCCACCGCAAGATGGCGGCATCAAGTACAACCCAGTGCACGGCGGCCCGGCAGAAGCTGAGCTGACTCAAGCTATCGAAGATCGTGCAAATGTGCTGATTGCGGAAGGCTTGCAAGGTGTGAAACGCATGTCTCTTGTAGATGCAAAAGCATCGGAACTGTTTGTAGAGATGGATTTGGTTAAGCCTTATATCGATGATCTAGTAAACGTTATCGATATGGAAGCGATTCAGAAAGCAAACCTAAAAATTGGTGTTGATCCACTAGGTGGTAGTGGTATCGACTACTGGCGTCAAATCGGTAAAGCATACAACCTTGACCTAACACTAGTTAGCGAAGCGATTGATCCATCTTTCCAATTCATGTCTCTCGATAAAGATGGCGTGGTTCGTATGGACTGTTCTTCTCCTTACGCAATGGCAGGTCTACTTGCACTGAAAGATGAGTATGACTTAGCGTTTGGTAATGACCCTGATTACGATCGCCACGGCATCGTGACACCGAAAGGCCTAATGAACCCGAACCACTTCCTAGCGGTATGTATTGATTACTTGTACCGTCATCGTGAAGGTTGGGCTGCGGATGTTGCTGTAGGTAAAACTCTAGTATCAAGTGCGCTGATTGACCGTGTGGTTGCAGACCTTGGACGTGAGCTTTGCGAAGTTCCAGTGGGCTTTAAGTGGTTTGTTGATGGCCTATACAACGGTACGTTCGGCTTTGGTGGTGAAGAGTCTGCAGGTGCTTCATTCCTACGTAAAGATGGTACACCATGGTCAACAGACAAAGATGGTATTATCCTTTGTCTACTTGCTGCTGAAATCACTGCGGTTACAGGTAAGAACCCACAAGATTACTATGAAGAGCTAGCGGCGAAACACGGTGAGTCTAAGTACAACCGTATTCAAGCTGTCGCTAACGGTCCTCAAAAAGACGTTCTTAAAAAGCTATCGCCAGAAATGGTAGCGGCAGAAACACTGGCGGGCGATGCAATCACAGCTCGTCTAACGCACGCTCCTGGTAATGGCGCAGCAATTGGCGGCCTTAAAGTGACAACTGAAAACGGTTGGTTTGCAGCTCGCCCTTCAGGTACAGAAGACATCTACAAGATCTACTGTGAGAGCTTTAAGGGTGAAGAGCATCTGAAGCAAATTGAAGCAGAAGCGCAAGAGATTGTGAATCAAGTATTTGCTGCAGCAGGTCTATAA
- the seqA gene encoding replication initiation negative regulator SeqA, producing the protein MKTIEVDEDLYRYIAGQTERIGESASDILRRLLQVDNQGLAPAEEIVEPKGIVVSKEVGFTPVTPEKLDGVKEMRSLLISDEFASLKKAIDRFMLVLSTLHKIDPASFSEATQVKGRKRVYFADNEATLLANGNTTKPKAIPHSPFWVITNNNTSRKRQMVEQLMSRMNFQAELIEKVTGSI; encoded by the coding sequence ATGAAAACAATTGAGGTTGATGAGGACCTATACCGTTATATCGCGGGTCAGACAGAACGTATCGGCGAAAGTGCTTCAGATATTCTGCGCCGCTTATTGCAGGTGGATAACCAAGGCTTGGCTCCGGCTGAAGAGATCGTGGAGCCGAAAGGTATCGTTGTGAGTAAGGAAGTAGGCTTTACTCCAGTTACTCCTGAGAAGCTAGATGGCGTAAAAGAGATGCGCTCTCTGCTTATTTCAGATGAATTTGCCTCTTTAAAGAAAGCCATTGATCGTTTCATGCTGGTGCTATCGACACTGCATAAAATTGACCCAGCGAGCTTTTCAGAAGCGACTCAAGTGAAAGGTCGCAAGCGTGTCTACTTCGCAGACAATGAAGCGACACTATTGGCTAACGGCAATACGACTAAGCCAAAAGCGATTCCACACAGCCCATTCTGGGTAATCACCAACAACAACACGAGTCGCAAAAGACAGATGGTTGAACAGTTGATGAGTCGCATGAATTTCCAAGCTGAACTAATAGAAAAAGTAACAGGTTCAATCTAA
- a CDS encoding alpha/beta fold hydrolase: MSVQLNYKLEGEGHTIVLIHGLFGNLDNLGLLARDLKIDHQVLSIDLRNHGVSPHSDTHDYRSMASDVAQLLMSLNISNPTVIGHSMGGKVAMALTELVEINKLIVLDMAPVAYTQSRHDNVLAGLNAVIQEQPTSRSEALQVLARHIEIDGVRQFLTKSLYKNEQGIMVWRFNVASLEANYANIIGWEPIEKTSVKTLLIKGGDSDYLMPEHQSMVQQQFSNVKAHVIANTGHWLHAEKPKEVLRAIRKFLS; the protein is encoded by the coding sequence ATGTCTGTACAGCTCAACTATAAATTGGAAGGTGAGGGTCACACCATCGTTTTGATCCATGGATTATTCGGCAATCTGGATAATTTAGGCCTACTTGCTCGCGATCTTAAAATCGATCATCAGGTACTTAGCATTGATCTACGTAACCATGGTGTATCACCACACAGCGACACGCACGATTACCGCTCAATGGCCAGTGACGTCGCGCAGCTATTAATGTCACTTAACATCTCTAACCCAACCGTCATTGGGCATTCCATGGGTGGCAAAGTAGCAATGGCGCTGACCGAGTTAGTAGAAATCAATAAACTGATTGTGCTCGACATGGCACCTGTCGCTTATACACAGAGCCGCCATGACAACGTACTTGCAGGTCTCAATGCGGTCATTCAAGAACAACCGACCTCTCGCTCCGAAGCTCTCCAAGTGTTAGCTCGACATATTGAGATTGATGGTGTGCGACAGTTTTTAACTAAATCACTCTACAAAAATGAGCAAGGCATCATGGTCTGGCGCTTTAACGTGGCTTCACTTGAAGCCAACTACGCCAACATTATTGGCTGGGAACCTATTGAGAAAACCAGCGTCAAAACTCTACTTATTAAGGGCGGCGATTCTGACTACTTGATGCCAGAACACCAATCCATGGTTCAGCAACAGTTTTCTAATGTAAAAGCGCACGTGATCGCCAATACGGGTCACTGGTTACATGCTGAAAAACCAAAAGAAGTGCTACGAGCTATTCGCAAGTTTTTGAGCTAA
- a CDS encoding DUF2788 domain-containing protein produces the protein MLYDYMNIIESIGLDLLFASIFFLIGMAIKDVLKQGNVPAFGRRIVWLVLFLGCAGFIAKGIIQVSWEGSGIG, from the coding sequence ATGCTTTACGACTACATGAACATCATTGAATCTATTGGTTTAGATCTTCTGTTTGCATCGATTTTCTTTCTAATCGGTATGGCAATTAAAGACGTTCTGAAACAGGGTAATGTTCCGGCATTTGGTCGTCGAATCGTATGGTTAGTGCTGTTCCTTGGCTGCGCGGGTTTTATCGCCAAGGGAATAATTCAAGTGAGCTGGGAAGGTTCGGGGATCGGTTGA
- the fldA gene encoding flavodoxin FldA produces MASVGLFFGSDTGNTEAVAKMIQKQLSKQLVHVQDIAKSSKEDIDNFDLLLLGIPTWYYGEAQCDWDDFFPELEAIDFSTKLVAIFGCGDQEDYAEYFCDAMGTIRDIVEAKGGTILGYTSTEGYEFEASKALVEGDDSQFVGLCIDEDRQPELTDERVSNWVKQIHEEMCLAELED; encoded by the coding sequence ATGGCAAGTGTAGGTCTCTTCTTCGGTAGCGATACAGGTAACACTGAAGCTGTTGCAAAGATGATTCAAAAGCAATTGAGCAAGCAGCTCGTTCATGTTCAAGACATTGCAAAAAGCAGCAAAGAAGATATCGATAACTTCGACCTGCTTCTTCTAGGTATCCCTACGTGGTATTACGGTGAAGCACAATGTGATTGGGATGACTTTTTCCCAGAGCTAGAAGCAATCGACTTCTCGACTAAGCTAGTAGCTATCTTTGGTTGTGGTGACCAAGAAGATTACGCTGAGTACTTCTGTGATGCTATGGGTACGATCCGCGATATCGTTGAAGCGAAAGGCGGCACTATCCTTGGTTACACATCAACTGAAGGTTACGAGTTCGAAGCATCTAAAGCACTTGTTGAAGGCGACGACAGCCAATTCGTTGGTCTATGTATCGATGAAGATCGTCAACCAGAACTGACTGACGAGCGCGTATCAAACTGGGTTAAGCAAATCCACGAAGAGATGTGCCTAGCAGAGCTAGAAGACTAA
- a CDS encoding DUF4442 domain-containing protein, which produces MNKQLARIYKPNIVKFALNIWPPFWGAGIKIKHISSDFRVVKTVLKLRWWNKNANRTQYGGSIFSLTDPVYSLMLMGILGERYYVWDKEASINFIKPGQSDLHAEFEITQGQLDDIYRQTQLGEKCFPEFVIYVKDSKGQVVSEIQRTLYVRKKPQFREDDEPVEA; this is translated from the coding sequence ATGAACAAGCAACTCGCTAGAATCTATAAACCCAATATCGTTAAGTTTGCGCTCAATATTTGGCCACCATTTTGGGGGGCTGGAATCAAAATCAAACACATTAGCTCTGACTTCCGAGTTGTAAAAACTGTACTTAAGCTACGCTGGTGGAACAAAAATGCCAATCGCACTCAGTATGGTGGCAGTATTTTCTCGCTTACCGATCCTGTTTACTCATTGATGTTAATGGGAATTCTTGGTGAACGCTATTACGTATGGGACAAAGAAGCGAGCATTAACTTTATCAAACCGGGTCAATCGGATTTGCATGCCGAGTTTGAAATTACACAAGGTCAATTGGACGACATCTATCGTCAAACTCAGTTAGGTGAAAAGTGCTTCCCAGAATTTGTCATTTATGTGAAAGACAGCAAGGGGCAGGTGGTGTCCGAAATACAACGTACTTTGTACGTTAGGAAAAAACCTCAATTTAGAGAGGATGACGAGCCAGTTGAGGCTTAG
- the fcrX gene encoding ferric iron uptake transcriptional regulator FcrX, whose amino-acid sequence MSDNNQALKDAGLKVTLPRLKILEVLQQPDCQHISAEDLYKKLIDLGEEIGLATVYRVLNQFDDAGIVTRHHFEGGKSVFELSTQHHHDHLVCLDCGEVIEFSDDIIEERQKEIAKRYNVQLTNHSLYLYGKSMSGDCKGNPDAHKPKK is encoded by the coding sequence ATGTCAGACAACAATCAAGCGCTAAAAGATGCTGGTCTTAAAGTGACCCTCCCAAGGCTCAAAATTCTAGAAGTATTACAACAGCCAGACTGCCAACACATTAGTGCTGAAGACTTGTATAAAAAGCTAATCGACTTAGGTGAAGAGATTGGCCTTGCGACCGTTTATCGAGTTCTTAACCAATTCGATGACGCTGGCATTGTAACTCGCCACCACTTCGAAGGCGGTAAGTCTGTATTCGAACTATCAACGCAGCACCATCACGATCACCTTGTTTGTTTAGACTGTGGTGAAGTGATTGAATTCTCTGACGATATCATCGAAGAGAGACAAAAAGAGATTGCTAAGCGTTACAACGTTCAGCTAACCAACCACAGTTTATACTTATACGGTAAAAGTATGTCGGGTGATTGCAAAGGCAACCCAGACGCACACAAACCGAAGAAATAA
- a CDS encoding prepilin-type N-terminal cleavage/methylation domain-containing protein, which yields MNITSTSSTPNGFTLIEMIVAIAIIGIIAVVALPRFLGIQNDSRIAQFQAAESQFQTAITYAHSKWLVNGGGSSEMNDLPGFGEDENGNPQLDINDEGYPLGTTKNNPMGAPYNIGQGHQGCVDIWNAIMNTELTVTTDRDNFEGFDFVSRRQNLTFDTKEGQRIENAKAVCYYIYTAIGHHRNPNRAEYVFWYNSRTGEITNSRPEDVAP from the coding sequence ATGAATATTACCTCGACTTCATCCACTCCAAATGGCTTCACACTGATTGAAATGATCGTTGCTATAGCAATCATTGGCATCATAGCGGTTGTCGCCCTACCTCGGTTTCTTGGCATTCAAAACGACAGTCGAATAGCCCAATTCCAAGCCGCAGAGTCACAATTTCAAACAGCCATTACTTACGCTCATAGTAAATGGCTGGTAAATGGCGGAGGCAGTTCTGAGATGAATGATTTACCTGGGTTTGGTGAAGACGAGAACGGCAATCCTCAGCTCGATATCAACGACGAAGGTTACCCACTAGGTACAACCAAAAACAACCCTATGGGCGCACCATACAATATTGGTCAAGGTCATCAAGGCTGTGTTGATATCTGGAATGCGATTATGAACACTGAGCTCACCGTTACGACAGATAGAGATAACTTCGAGGGCTTTGACTTTGTTTCGAGACGACAAAACTTAACCTTCGATACGAAAGAAGGTCAGCGAATAGAAAATGCTAAAGCAGTTTGTTATTACATTTATACCGCGATTGGCCATCATCGTAACCCCAATCGAGCAGAATACGTATTCTGGTATAACTCACGCACAGGTGAAATCACTAACAGTCGCCCAGAGGATGTGGCGCCTTAA
- the glnS gene encoding glutamine--tRNA ligase, whose protein sequence is MSEAEARPSNFIRQIIDKDLADGTHTSVHTRFPPEPNGYLHIGHAKSICLNFGIAQDYQGQCNLRFDDTNPEKEDVEYVESIKNDVSWLGFEWSGDICYSSNYFDTLYAYAVELINKGLAYVDELSPEQIREYRGTLKEPGKASPYRDRSPEENLALFEKMRDGGFEEGKACLRAKIDMSSSFMVMRDPVIYRVRFAHHHQTGDKWCIYPMYDFTHCISDALEGITHSICTLEFQDNRRLYDWVLDNITIDCQPRQYEFSRLNLEYTVMSKRKLNTLVTENLVNGWDDPRMPTISGLRRRGFTPASIREFCKRIGVTKQENMIEFGSLESCIRDDLNENAPRAMAVLDPVKIVIENYDADKVETLTVANHPNKPEMGTREVPFTREVWIERDDFREEANKKYKRLVLGKEVRLRGAYVIKAERIEKDAEGNITTIFCSYDNETLGKNPADGRKVKGVIHWVSADKALPAEIRLYDRLFTVANPAAADDFAATINPDSLVKLNGFVEPSLVEAAPEQGFQFERTGYFCVDSKDSKADALVFNRTVGLRDTWGKTEA, encoded by the coding sequence ATGAGTGAAGCTGAGGCTCGTCCATCGAATTTCATTCGCCAAATTATTGATAAAGATTTAGCGGATGGTACACACACTAGCGTGCATACTCGTTTCCCGCCGGAGCCGAACGGTTACCTGCACATTGGTCACGCTAAATCTATCTGCTTGAACTTTGGTATTGCTCAGGACTACCAGGGACAATGTAATCTTCGTTTCGATGATACAAACCCTGAAAAAGAAGACGTTGAATACGTTGAGTCAATTAAGAATGATGTAAGCTGGTTAGGCTTCGAGTGGTCTGGTGACATTTGTTACTCTTCAAACTACTTCGATACGCTTTACGCTTACGCTGTCGAATTAATTAATAAAGGCTTAGCGTACGTTGACGAGCTAAGTCCTGAGCAGATCCGTGAATACCGTGGCACGCTAAAAGAGCCTGGTAAAGCGAGCCCATACCGCGATCGCAGCCCTGAAGAGAACCTAGCGCTATTTGAAAAAATGCGTGACGGTGGCTTTGAAGAAGGTAAAGCGTGTCTGCGTGCTAAGATCGACATGAGCTCGTCGTTCATGGTAATGCGCGATCCAGTTATCTACCGTGTGCGTTTTGCTCACCACCACCAAACAGGTGACAAGTGGTGCATCTACCCAATGTACGACTTCACACACTGTATTTCTGATGCACTAGAGGGCATTACGCACTCTATCTGTACACTAGAATTCCAAGACAACCGTCGTCTATACGATTGGGTGCTAGATAACATCACGATCGATTGTCAGCCGCGTCAGTACGAGTTCAGCCGCCTAAACCTTGAGTACACGGTGATGTCTAAGCGTAAGCTGAACACACTAGTGACTGAAAACCTAGTTAACGGTTGGGATGATCCACGTATGCCAACGATCTCTGGTCTACGTCGTCGTGGCTTCACGCCAGCGTCAATCCGTGAGTTCTGTAAGCGTATCGGTGTCACGAAGCAAGAGAACATGATCGAGTTCGGTTCACTTGAGTCTTGTATCCGCGACGACCTAAACGAAAATGCGCCGCGTGCAATGGCTGTTCTAGATCCGGTTAAAATCGTGATCGAAAACTACGATGCAGACAAAGTAGAAACGCTAACGGTTGCTAACCACCCGAATAAACCAGAAATGGGTACTCGTGAAGTGCCGTTTACTCGTGAAGTTTGGATTGAGCGTGATGACTTCCGTGAAGAAGCAAACAAGAAATACAAGCGTTTGGTTCTAGGCAAAGAAGTTCGTCTACGTGGTGCTTACGTAATTAAAGCTGAGCGTATTGAGAAAGATGCAGAAGGTAATATCACTACTATCTTCTGTTCTTACGATAACGAAACTCTAGGTAAGAACCCTGCAGATGGCCGTAAAGTGAAAGGTGTTATTCATTGGGTATCAGCTGACAAAGCACTACCTGCTGAGATTCGTCTGTATGATCGTCTATTCACAGTCGCAAACCCAGCTGCTGCGGATGACTTCGCTGCAACGATCAACCCTGACTCTCTGGTTAAGCTGAATGGCTTCGTTGAGCCAAGCTTGGTAGAAGCAGCACCAGAGCAAGGCTTCCAGTTTGAGCGTACAGGTTACTTCTGTGTTGATTCAAAAGACTCTAAAGCAGACGCGCTAGTATTCAACCGTACGGTTGGTCTACGTGATACTTGGGGTAAAACAGAAGCTTAA
- the nagE gene encoding N-acetylglucosamine-specific PTS transporter subunit IIBC, translating to MLPIATLPIAALLLRLGQGDLLDIPFMAQAGGAIFGNLPLLFGLGIAIGLSKDGNGAAGLAGAVAYFVLTATATTINADVNMSFFGGIFAGIIAGHSYNAFHATRLPEWLAFFAGKRLVPIMAGLFALVAGAISGVVWPGVQSGLDALAHAVSTSGAIGQFVYGTLNRALIPVGLHHVLNSYFWFGMGTCQEIVVAGSAGFESFKQLCVDPALAKTLVVGQEYTFNFANSVTPEITAVVKEVTETVKSGDLHRFFGGDKGAGVFMNGFFPVMMFGLPGAALAMYLAAPAEKRGQVGGALFSVAFCSFLTGITEPLEFMFVFLAPALYAMHAVFTGLSLVIANMFGTLHGFGFSAGLIDFVLNFGLATKPMTLLFIGLAFGALYFFTFSFAIRAFNLKSPGREDDEEGAAATDGEAPKGDLARQYLKALGGHENLTSIDACITRLRLTLKDRSVADEAVLKKLGAKGVVKLGENNLQVILGPLAEIVAGEMKAIGAGEDLSDVKLP from the coding sequence ATGCTTCCTATCGCAACGCTTCCGATTGCGGCGCTTCTACTACGTTTAGGTCAAGGCGATCTACTTGATATTCCATTCATGGCGCAAGCTGGTGGTGCTATCTTCGGTAACCTACCGCTGCTATTTGGTCTAGGTATCGCAATTGGTCTTTCTAAAGATGGTAACGGCGCAGCAGGTCTAGCTGGTGCAGTTGCTTACTTCGTTCTAACTGCGACAGCAACGACAATCAATGCTGACGTAAACATGTCTTTCTTCGGCGGTATCTTCGCAGGTATCATCGCAGGTCACTCATACAACGCTTTCCATGCAACACGCCTTCCTGAGTGGCTGGCATTCTTCGCTGGTAAACGTCTTGTTCCTATCATGGCCGGTCTATTTGCTCTTGTAGCAGGTGCGATCTCTGGTGTGGTATGGCCTGGTGTTCAATCTGGTCTAGATGCACTTGCTCATGCAGTATCTACTTCTGGCGCTATCGGTCAGTTCGTATACGGTACTCTTAACCGTGCACTTATCCCTGTAGGTCTACACCACGTATTGAACTCGTACTTCTGGTTCGGTATGGGTACTTGTCAAGAAATCGTTGTTGCAGGTTCTGCAGGCTTCGAAAGCTTCAAGCAACTTTGTGTTGACCCAGCTCTAGCGAAAACTCTAGTTGTTGGCCAAGAGTACACATTCAACTTCGCAAACTCTGTAACTCCAGAGATCACTGCGGTTGTTAAAGAAGTAACTGAAACAGTTAAGTCTGGTGACCTACACCGCTTCTTCGGCGGCGACAAAGGCGCTGGCGTATTCATGAACGGTTTCTTCCCAGTAATGATGTTCGGTCTACCAGGTGCTGCACTAGCTATGTACCTAGCTGCTCCAGCTGAAAAACGTGGTCAAGTTGGTGGCGCGCTATTCTCAGTAGCTTTCTGTTCATTCCTAACAGGTATCACAGAGCCACTAGAATTCATGTTCGTATTCCTAGCTCCAGCTCTATACGCAATGCACGCAGTATTCACTGGTCTATCTCTAGTTATCGCTAACATGTTCGGTACGCTTCACGGCTTCGGTTTCTCTGCTGGTCTTATCGACTTCGTATTGAACTTCGGTCTAGCAACTAAACCAATGACTCTACTGTTCATCGGTCTAGCGTTCGGTGCTCTATACTTCTTCACTTTCAGCTTCGCAATCCGCGCTTTCAACCTGAAATCGCCAGGCCGTGAAGATGACGAAGAAGGTGCAGCAGCAACTGACGGCGAAGCGCCAAAAGGTGACCTAGCTCGTCAATACCTAAAAGCACTAGGTGGTCACGAGAACCTAACTTCAATCGACGCATGTATTACTCGTCTACGTCTAACTCTTAAAGACCGCTCAGTAGCTGACGAAGCTGTTCTTAAGAAACTAGGTGCTAAAGGTGTGGTTAAACTAGGTGAGAACAACCTACAAGTTATCCTAGGCCCACTTGCTGAAATCGTAGCTGGCGAAATGAAAGCTATCGGTGCAGGTGAAGACCTATCAGACGTTAAACTTCCTTAG
- the nagA gene encoding N-acetylglucosamine-6-phosphate deacetylase, with amino-acid sequence MYALSNCKIYTGSDVLTNHAVVIENDLIKQVCPVSELPDGIEVRDLDGANLSPGFIDLQLNGCGGVMLNDEITAETMQIMHRANLKSGCTSFLPTLITSSDEDMRAVIAAAREYHNQYQNQSLGLHLEGPYLNVAKKGIHSVDHIRKSDSEMIDLICENRDLVAKVTLAPEQNDPEHIERLHKAGVVVSIGHTNATYAEARKGFESGITFATHLFNAMTPMVGREPGVVGAIYDTPEVYAGIIADGFHVDYANIRIAHKIKREKLVLVTDATAPAGADMEYFIFVGKKVYYRDGKCVDENGTLGGSALTMIEAVQNTVEHAGIALDEALRMATLYPATAMGVEGKLGRIKKGMVANLAVFDRDFNVKATVVNGQYEHN; translated from the coding sequence ATGTACGCGCTAAGTAACTGTAAAATCTACACTGGTAGTGATGTTCTCACCAATCACGCAGTTGTTATCGAAAACGACCTGATTAAACAAGTCTGCCCTGTTAGTGAACTGCCAGACGGCATTGAAGTTCGTGACCTAGACGGCGCTAACCTAAGCCCTGGTTTTATCGACTTACAACTTAACGGTTGTGGCGGTGTGATGCTTAACGATGAAATTACTGCTGAGACTATGCAGATCATGCACCGCGCAAACCTTAAGTCTGGTTGTACAAGCTTCCTACCGACACTCATTACCTCTTCAGACGAAGACATGCGTGCCGTGATTGCGGCAGCTCGTGAATACCACAATCAGTACCAAAACCAATCTCTTGGTCTGCACCTTGAAGGGCCTTACCTTAACGTCGCGAAAAAAGGCATCCATAGCGTTGATCATATTCGTAAATCAGACAGCGAAATGATCGACCTAATCTGTGAAAACCGTGACTTGGTAGCTAAAGTGACTTTGGCACCTGAACAGAACGATCCAGAACACATTGAGCGCCTACACAAAGCGGGCGTAGTGGTTTCAATTGGCCACACCAACGCCACTTACGCGGAAGCTCGCAAAGGCTTTGAATCAGGTATTACATTCGCAACGCACCTATTTAACGCGATGACACCAATGGTAGGCCGTGAGCCAGGTGTTGTCGGCGCTATCTACGATACGCCAGAAGTTTACGCAGGCATCATCGCTGACGGCTTCCACGTTGATTACGCAAACATCCGTATTGCACATAAAATCAAGAGAGAAAAGCTTGTATTAGTGACGGATGCCACAGCTCCTGCAGGTGCTGACATGGAATACTTTATTTTTGTCGGTAAGAAAGTATATTACCGTGATGGTAAGTGTGTTGATGAAAACGGCACACTGGGCGGCTCAGCTCTGACGATGATCGAAGCAGTACAGAACACAGTTGAGCACGCTGGAATCGCTTTAGACGAAGCTCTGCGCATGGCAACACTATACCCAGCAACAGCGATGGGTGTGGAAGGTAAGCTGGGTCGAATTAAGAAAGGCATGGTAGCTAACCTGGCTGTATTCGATAGAGACTTCAATGTAAAAGCGACTGTTGTTAACGGACAATACGAGCACAATTAA